From the uncultured Methanobrevibacter sp. genome, one window contains:
- a CDS encoding HD domain-containing protein: MTEKKKFIRDSVYGDISLNKFEERIMDMPQFQRLRRIKQLGLISLIYPGATHTRFEHCVGTMNLGSKLASELGLSDDDIELVRASALLHDVGHGPFSHVSEGVLSFPHEELTKYVVTKTSMRDLLEEKFDINDIVDIVNGKGYLGPIVSGELDVDRMDYLLRDSHNTGVAYGVIDYERIISNLSLDDGLILDIKGVQAAEGALVSRYFMYPSVYQHHTTRIVNSMFRRALKTVIDDGIIKENDIYKYDDADIIGIFRHCENPFVNDIMHRLDTRRIMKRVKTIRLDNFKYPEKMYKIESDQLRKAEREIAEDYDIDKNYVFINIAEYPRFDEMKTQVSVDGKLFPLTEISNIIGALSKARFNIPDISVYVPEDEKIKFGKFKLENYLDLPEIDREKFHGIHYDQIKLF, from the coding sequence ATGACTGAAAAGAAAAAGTTTATCAGAGATAGCGTCTATGGAGACATCAGTTTAAACAAATTTGAAGAAAGAATTATGGACATGCCCCAATTCCAACGTTTGAGAAGAATAAAGCAGTTAGGTTTGATAAGTTTAATTTATCCAGGAGCTACACACACAAGATTTGAGCACTGTGTAGGAACCATGAACCTGGGATCAAAGCTTGCATCTGAACTTGGCCTGTCTGATGATGATATCGAACTCGTAAGAGCTTCAGCGCTTCTTCATGATGTCGGACACGGACCATTTTCACATGTTTCAGAAGGAGTCCTGTCATTTCCCCATGAAGAGCTGACCAAATACGTAGTTACAAAAACTTCCATGAGAGATCTTCTTGAAGAAAAATTTGACATCAATGATATCGTGGATATAGTAAATGGAAAAGGATATCTCGGACCAATAGTTTCAGGAGAACTTGACGTGGACAGAATGGACTATCTTTTAAGAGATTCCCATAATACCGGAGTGGCATACGGAGTTATTGATTATGAACGAATAATATCAAACCTGAGTCTTGATGACGGGCTGATTTTAGACATTAAAGGAGTTCAGGCTGCTGAAGGAGCATTGGTTTCAAGATATTTCATGTATCCTAGCGTATATCAGCACCACACAACAAGAATTGTCAATTCAATGTTTAGAAGAGCTTTAAAAACTGTAATTGATGACGGTATCATTAAAGAAAACGACATTTACAAATATGACGATGCAGACATTATCGGAATATTCAGACATTGCGAAAATCCTTTTGTAAATGACATAATGCACAGACTGGACACCAGACGCATTATGAAACGTGTTAAGACAATCAGACTCGATAACTTCAAGTATCCTGAAAAGATGTATAAAATTGAATCAGACCAGTTGAGAAAAGCCGAAAGAGAAATTGCTGAAGACTATGATATCGATAAGAATTACGTATTTATAAACATTGCCGAATATCCTCGTTTCGACGAAATGAAAACCCAGGTCAGCGTTGACGGCAAACTGTTCCCTCTTACAGAAATATCAAATATTATCGGAGCGTTAAGTAAAGCCAGATTCAATATACCTGATATAAGCGTATATGTTCCTGAAGATGAAAAAATCAAATTCGGCAAGTTTAAACTTGAAAATTACCTTGATTTGCCTGAAATCGACAGGGAAAAATTCCATGGAATTCATTATGATCAAATTAAACTGTTTTAG
- a CDS encoding ammonium transporter, giving the protein MDMFSAGDTAWILICTLLVLLMSIPAVAFFYGGLSKRKNVLNTIFLTFIAFSLISVIWVIFGYQFAFGSDINGLIGAPTNFFLQGIGLDDLNGTIPTLLFVMFQCAFAGLTCAIMSGALVGRMKTKAWVVFAALWACFVYVPIAHWVWGGGWLMQMGALDFAGGAVVHMNSGISALAVALVLGKRKNTSLIPHNLGYAVLGAALLWFGWMGFNGGSGLAADGLAANAIIVSNVAAAVGLIVWTLIDTFTIGKPTVLGAISGAVAGLVGITPAAGFVDVFGALIIGAVAPLVSYFAINYMKPKLGYDDALDAWGIHGMSGVWGAIATGIFAVPAIGGTAGLLYGNPNQVVVQIISVIATIVYAFVVSYILAKVLDKAMNGIRVDESEEIGGLDSNLHKESAYNFNS; this is encoded by the coding sequence ATGGATATGTTTAGTGCTGGAGACACTGCCTGGATTTTAATCTGCACTCTTTTAGTATTGCTGATGAGTATTCCGGCAGTTGCATTTTTTTATGGAGGACTAAGTAAAAGAAAAAACGTTTTAAATACAATATTTTTAACTTTCATAGCATTTTCCTTAATCAGTGTTATCTGGGTAATATTTGGTTATCAATTTGCATTTGGAAGTGACATCAATGGACTTATAGGTGCACCGACCAATTTCTTCCTGCAGGGAATCGGTCTTGATGACCTTAACGGTACAATACCAACATTGCTGTTTGTAATGTTTCAGTGTGCCTTTGCAGGTCTGACATGTGCAATCATGTCAGGTGCTCTTGTTGGAAGAATGAAAACAAAAGCATGGGTAGTTTTTGCTGCACTCTGGGCCTGTTTTGTATATGTCCCTATTGCCCACTGGGTATGGGGAGGAGGATGGCTCATGCAGATGGGTGCACTTGACTTTGCAGGAGGTGCGGTAGTTCACATGAACTCAGGTATTTCAGCATTGGCGGTCGCTTTAGTGTTAGGTAAAAGGAAAAATACCTCACTGATTCCTCACAACCTCGGATATGCTGTTTTAGGAGCAGCACTCTTGTGGTTTGGATGGATGGGATTCAATGGAGGATCAGGTCTTGCAGCTGACGGACTGGCTGCAAACGCAATAATAGTATCAAATGTGGCAGCTGCTGTTGGTTTAATCGTATGGACTTTAATAGATACTTTCACAATTGGAAAACCGACAGTTTTAGGTGCAATATCCGGTGCAGTTGCAGGTCTTGTAGGAATTACTCCTGCAGCGGGTTTTGTTGACGTATTTGGTGCTTTAATAATTGGTGCTGTAGCTCCGCTGGTTTCATACTTTGCAATTAATTACATGAAACCGAAACTCGGATACGACGATGCTTTAGATGCATGGGGCATACATGGAATGTCTGGAGTATGGGGAGCAATAGCAACAGGAATCTTTGCTGTTCCTGCAATCGGAGGAACTGCGGGACTCTTATATGGAAATCCAAATCAGGTTGTTGTTCAGATTATAAGTGTAATAGCTACTATTGTTTACGCATTTGTTGTAAGCTATATTTTAGCTAAAGTCTTGGACAAAGCAATGAACGGTATCAGAGTGGATGAATCAGAAGAAATCGGAGGTCTTGATTCAAATCTCCACAAGGAATCTGCATACAACTTCAACTCATAG
- a CDS encoding UbiX family flavin prenyltransferase, whose protein sequence is MIVVAITGASGVIYGIRLLEALKELNIENSLVISDAAKIVIESETDYTTQDVIKLADTYYDFNDLTSSINSGSFKADALAIVPCSMKTLSSIANGYGANTITRVADVSLKERRPTVIVPRETPLRSIHLQNMLTLSQEGAIILPAMPGFYSTHDTVDDQINFIVGKILDSLKIENDLFKRWSKC, encoded by the coding sequence ATGATAGTAGTTGCAATAACCGGAGCGAGCGGAGTAATATATGGAATAAGATTACTCGAAGCATTGAAAGAACTGAATATTGAAAACAGTCTGGTAATCAGCGATGCTGCAAAAATTGTTATTGAATCAGAAACCGATTACACCACACAGGACGTTATAAAACTTGCAGACACATATTATGATTTCAACGACCTGACCTCTTCAATCAACAGCGGGTCATTTAAAGCAGATGCACTGGCGATAGTGCCGTGTTCTATGAAAACATTATCCTCAATAGCAAACGGCTATGGAGCAAATACAATAACAAGAGTGGCTGACGTCAGTCTTAAGGAAAGAAGACCGACCGTTATTGTACCTCGTGAAACTCCACTGAGGAGCATTCACTTACAGAATATGCTAACATTATCACAAGAAGGAGCTATAATTTTACCTGCAATGCCCGGATTTTACTCAACACACGATACCGTTGACGACCAGATTAACTTTATTGTAGGAAAAATTCTGGACTCTCTTAAAATTGAAAACGATTTATTTAAAAGGTGGAGTAAATGTTAG